In one Candidatus Peregrinibacteria bacterium genomic region, the following are encoded:
- a CDS encoding septum formation initiator family protein produces the protein MRKSYVSQNVTVSIVLIALIIGTIYLLFIFSSAIWKSQRKEKLYEEFRKDIARLEEENASLSERYDLQRTDEFFDKYAKSNLGKINPGEKVIIIENTPETPPLDFSGLSDEEKEMEILKARPIREQWWHFFFEK, from the coding sequence ATGAGAAAGTCATATGTTTCCCAAAACGTAACGGTGTCGATTGTGCTGATTGCCCTCATCATAGGGACGATATATCTTTTGTTTATTTTTTCAAGCGCGATTTGGAAGTCTCAGAGAAAAGAGAAGTTGTATGAAGAATTTCGAAAAGATATTGCTCGTCTTGAGGAAGAGAACGCTAGTCTTTCAGAGCGATATGATCTCCAAAGAACGGACGAGTTTTTTGATAAATATGCCAAGTCTAATCTTGGGAAAATAAATCCCGGAGAAAAAGTCATTATCATAGAAAATACTCCTGAAACTCCACCTCTTGATTTCAGCGGTCTTTCTGACGAAGAAAAGGAAATGGAAATTCTGAAAGCGAGGCCTATTCGTGAACAGTGGTGGCATTTCTTTTTTGAGAAATAA
- a CDS encoding fibronectin type III domain-containing protein produces MSLNIFALSPLTASVLQSPPPTPSITGPTLGVVGGSYRFSITMSRNNSSPNPCRLDLVFDNGTGSYGSRGPYAVPVGGTATTEFDTNWLRPGTYSVRAQVQDVCLGNSSWSPSIAVTITPDTTPPTAPTFFYGGAQSTSQIDLTFGNSTDNAYIAGYKVYRNDSFLANASGRTSDFDFHSWGTYSDTGLSPSTTYTYTFAAYDSAGNISSKSDPVSLTTYSPPDTAAPSNPTNLSATAISSSQIDLSWNASTDNVGVIGYKVYRNGDYFTDVTSPSFSDTYVSANTTYGYTVAAYDIAGNLSSQSSSVSATTLAGTNSTPPAEPPPDTQAPTAPTELTVTDVLSTQINLTWTAPTDNVGVVGYKIFRNGEFIDTTVNTYYNDHNQSSPEYYTVLPSSTTYVYTVAAYDEAQNLSLQSNSVSAKTLNSDETIHPSPDTNPDTNVTNTPPPVPSTLTSVSNSGTVGTAYTFSSKLSPDLDGNQVKAIFDWGDGETSENSSGLITPVAAGTSVSASHSWSTGGTYKVKVKAVDSIDESSAWSSSATMTIKVANDDEKIAPSIPTNLSAKVISSSQINLTWNASTDNTKIAGYKILRGGVSIGSSNTPSYSDTGLSPATSYSYTVAAYDVAGNISAQSSPVSAKTSNAEVSKDKNTDQVINDKDKDKVSKNTDQTSQDKDKISKDTNQVNKDKMLPLKFTRNLRVGSKGDDVKALQQILINEGVFPKGKVTGSFDIKTKIAVIKFQNKYTSEILTPMGLKKGNGIVAEKTRAKLNALYKGSTGVITPPSTTPTISSLSPSSGPVGSKFTITGSGFTPTGNKVKFGDLGRENSPDSNISSDGTTITFTVPGGNYLACWNTRPACQAPAYMTQPGTYDVSVINTNGTSRTKTFTVTK; encoded by the coding sequence GTGTCTTTAAACATTTTTGCTCTTTCTCCTCTTACGGCTAGTGTTCTTCAATCACCGCCGCCAACACCGTCTATAACAGGTCCGACTTTAGGAGTTGTGGGAGGTTCATATCGTTTCTCAATAACAATGTCCCGGAATAACTCAAGCCCAAACCCGTGTCGTTTGGACTTGGTTTTTGACAATGGTACGGGCTCATACGGTTCACGTGGACCATACGCCGTACCTGTCGGTGGAACGGCTACTACTGAATTTGATACCAATTGGTTAAGACCTGGGACATATTCCGTTAGAGCCCAAGTACAGGATGTTTGCTTAGGGAACTCGAGTTGGTCACCAAGCATAGCAGTCACTATAACTCCCGATACGACTCCTCCTACCGCGCCAACATTTTTTTATGGCGGCGCTCAATCTACCTCACAAATAGATCTCACCTTTGGTAATTCCACGGACAATGCCTACATCGCCGGATACAAGGTGTACCGAAATGACTCCTTTTTGGCTAATGCATCAGGACGGACATCCGACTTTGACTTTCACTCATGGGGCACATATTCCGATACTGGTCTTTCACCATCGACAACTTATACCTACACTTTTGCCGCCTACGATTCAGCAGGGAATATTTCCTCGAAATCGGACCCGGTGAGTCTTACGACGTATTCTCCTCCCGATACTGCCGCACCTTCCAACCCTACCAATCTTTCCGCCACAGCCATCTCTTCATCTCAAATCGATCTTTCCTGGAATGCCTCCACGGATAACGTTGGCGTTATCGGATACAAAGTTTATAGAAACGGTGACTATTTTACAGATGTAACTTCTCCGTCTTTCTCCGACACCTATGTTTCCGCGAATACGACCTACGGTTATACAGTTGCCGCCTATGATATCGCAGGAAATTTGTCTTCACAAAGCAGTTCTGTTAGCGCAACGACGCTTGCTGGTACAAATAGTACTCCGCCAGCCGAACCTCCACCCGATACACAAGCTCCAACCGCACCAACAGAACTTACGGTAACAGATGTACTTTCCACTCAAATAAATCTTACGTGGACCGCTCCTACGGACAATGTTGGAGTCGTTGGTTATAAGATTTTCAGAAATGGTGAGTTTATCGATACCACAGTCAACACTTATTACAATGATCACAATCAATCTTCACCCGAGTACTATACGGTTCTTCCATCATCCACTACGTATGTTTACACCGTAGCCGCCTATGATGAAGCACAAAATCTTTCGCTGCAAAGCAATTCCGTAAGTGCAAAAACCTTAAATAGCGATGAGACTATTCATCCGTCTCCGGACACCAATCCAGATACCAATGTCACGAATACTCCTCCGCCAGTTCCTTCAACCCTAACTTCGGTGTCAAATTCCGGAACAGTCGGAACAGCATATACATTCTCATCAAAACTTTCTCCAGATCTAGATGGAAACCAGGTAAAGGCAATATTTGATTGGGGTGATGGGGAAACGAGCGAGAATTCTTCGGGGCTCATTACTCCAGTTGCTGCAGGGACTTCAGTTTCAGCGTCACACTCTTGGTCCACAGGTGGAACATATAAAGTAAAAGTGAAAGCCGTTGATTCGATAGATGAATCATCTGCTTGGTCATCCTCAGCAACAATGACAATAAAGGTTGCAAATGATGACGAAAAAATAGCCCCAAGTATACCAACCAATCTTTCGGCTAAAGTAATTTCTTCATCACAAATCAATCTTACCTGGAATGCGTCCACCGACAATACAAAAATCGCAGGATACAAGATATTGAGAGGTGGCGTTTCTATTGGTTCTTCAAACACACCTTCATATTCTGATACTGGATTATCGCCAGCAACTTCATATAGTTATACCGTTGCCGCTTACGATGTCGCGGGGAATATTTCGGCACAAAGTAGTCCAGTGTCTGCAAAAACTTCTAACGCTGAAGTTTCAAAAGATAAAAATACAGATCAAGTTATCAACGATAAAGATAAGGATAAAGTTTCCAAGAATACCGATCAGACTTCTCAGGATAAGGACAAAATTTCTAAAGATACCAATCAAGTAAACAAAGATAAGATGCTTCCATTAAAATTCACCAGAAATTTGAGAGTCGGATCAAAAGGCGATGATGTAAAAGCTCTTCAGCAAATTCTCATAAATGAAGGAGTTTTCCCAAAAGGAAAAGTGACAGGTTCTTTTGATATAAAAACAAAAATAGCGGTGATAAAATTTCAAAATAAATATACATCAGAAATACTTACTCCAATGGGACTCAAGAAGGGGAATGGTATTGTTGCGGAAAAAACCAGAGCAAAACTCAATGCATTGTATAAAGGAAGTACTGGTGTCATTACTCCACCAAGTACGACTCCTACTATTTCTTCCCTTTCACCTTCGAGCGGTCCTGTGGGCTCCAAATTCACAATTACCGGATCTGGATTCACTCCGACTGGCAATAAAGTAAAATTTGGCGATTTGGGCAGGGAGAACAGCCCTGATAGCAATATTTCTTCTGATGGCACTACCATCACTTTTACTGTTCCCGGAGGGAATTATTTAGCATGCTGGAATACCAGACCAGCCTGTCAGGCTCCGGCTTATATGACACAACCCGGAACATATGATGTATCTGTTATTAATACGAACGGCACCTCACGAACAAAAACTTTTACGGTGACGAAATAG
- a CDS encoding MarR family transcriptional regulator produces the protein MKSLISKLIRAGLSTAEAELYVFIYNNPYHSVADACLHLKQSKSSIYRAFDELKNKNLIRSSHQSWKQSLTVNSLNTLIQQLKNQNRRDRYLINYFKSLEIGKQFHVGEKDVYIEELDEQETYEKYIDLSEMKWDSLIAFVNWEDFNNENRNLIPLEKQFVKNRLKHGSSAFVSIAKYGPYTQEITDCDKLDVTQNRKSKRSKLPMYKPFLVNAFQGNDYVHIWDLNKTGEIISTFIHSPVIANFYKDLIYSNIV, from the coding sequence ATGAAATCACTCATTTCAAAACTTATCCGGGCTGGGTTATCAACTGCTGAGGCAGAGCTCTATGTTTTTATTTATAATAATCCCTATCACTCCGTTGCGGATGCTTGTTTGCATCTGAAACAATCTAAATCTTCCATTTATAGAGCTTTTGATGAACTCAAAAACAAGAATTTGATTCGGTCTTCTCATCAGAGTTGGAAGCAGTCTCTTACCGTCAATTCTTTAAATACATTGATACAACAACTCAAAAACCAGAACAGAAGAGACCGTTATCTCATCAACTATTTTAAAAGCTTAGAAATTGGAAAGCAGTTCCATGTAGGTGAAAAAGATGTGTATATTGAAGAATTAGATGAGCAGGAAACATATGAGAAGTATATCGATCTTTCGGAAATGAAGTGGGATAGTCTGATCGCATTTGTAAATTGGGAAGATTTCAATAATGAAAATCGGAACCTCATCCCACTCGAGAAACAGTTTGTAAAAAATCGACTCAAACATGGGAGTAGTGCCTTTGTCTCTATAGCAAAATACGGACCGTATACCCAAGAAATAACCGATTGCGATAAACTGGATGTTACTCAGAATAGAAAATCAAAGAGATCAAAGTTGCCAATGTATAAACCATTCTTGGTGAATGCTTTTCAAGGGAATGATTATGTCCATATATGGGATTTGAATAAAACGGGTGAAATCATTTCCACATTCATTCATTCCCCAGTTATAGCGAATTTTTATAAAGATCTTATTTATTCAAACATTGTGTAG
- a CDS encoding Fic family protein — MFFPKFHITSSILNNLSRIDVLREKILTCPIHPKEEYKLKREAILSMVHNSTAIEGNMLNEREVQKVLEGKKINANSRDIYEVQNYKKSLAFISLRKSSEITERDILKIHKLTTANVLPKEKCGIYRKEPVYVVRRTPLTQEVLYIAPDHSKVPRLVRDLCEWINTSRKEKLSPVLIAGIAHAEMAAIHPFSDGNGRTARLLATLILYTEKYDFRKLFALENYYNSERQKYYKAIHLGKNYAERSKGSMTPWLEYFVKGFLSEMEVVLDKIRPFLYFKKAPKERVILSKKEIQILDFLNEMGNITSSDVQDILTVTKRTAQRFLKKLIEKKLVAKRGSKKNAMYVLV, encoded by the coding sequence ATGTTTTTCCCGAAATTTCACATAACCTCGAGCATTCTCAATAATCTGAGTAGGATTGATGTTCTTCGAGAAAAAATTCTCACATGCCCTATTCATCCAAAAGAGGAATATAAACTCAAACGAGAAGCAATTCTCAGTATGGTGCACAATTCAACGGCAATTGAGGGAAATATGCTGAATGAGCGTGAAGTGCAAAAGGTTTTGGAGGGAAAGAAAATCAATGCAAATTCAAGAGATATTTATGAAGTGCAAAATTATAAAAAGTCGCTCGCCTTTATTTCCCTCAGGAAATCATCAGAGATTACAGAGAGAGATATTTTAAAAATTCATAAACTCACAACCGCAAATGTCCTTCCAAAGGAAAAATGTGGAATATATCGAAAAGAACCAGTGTATGTGGTAAGAAGAACTCCTCTTACACAAGAAGTATTGTATATAGCTCCAGATCATTCAAAAGTTCCTCGTCTTGTCCGTGATCTCTGCGAGTGGATAAACACTTCGCGAAAAGAAAAATTATCCCCTGTACTCATCGCGGGAATTGCCCATGCGGAAATGGCGGCAATACATCCTTTTTCCGATGGAAATGGTCGTACGGCAAGACTTCTCGCAACTTTAATTCTGTATACGGAAAAATACGATTTTAGAAAATTGTTTGCTCTGGAAAATTATTATAATTCAGAGAGACAAAAGTATTACAAAGCCATACATCTCGGAAAGAATTATGCTGAGAGATCAAAAGGATCCATGACCCCATGGCTTGAATATTTTGTAAAAGGATTTTTGAGTGAAATGGAAGTTGTTTTAGATAAGATCAGACCTTTTTTGTATTTTAAAAAAGCGCCAAAAGAAAGGGTTATTCTTTCCAAAAAAGAAATACAAATCCTCGATTTTTTGAACGAAATGGGAAATATCACGAGTTCAGATGTTCAAGATATCCTCACCGTGACAAAAAGAACGGCGCAAAGATTTTTAAAAAAGCTCATCGAAAAAAAACTTGTAGCAAAGCGTGGAAGCAAAAAAAACGCAATGTATGTTCTTGTATAA